The following proteins are co-located in the Enoplosus armatus isolate fEnoArm2 chromosome 10, fEnoArm2.hap1, whole genome shotgun sequence genome:
- the atp1b4 gene encoding protein ATP1B4: MEPSSTEGGAEETLLKNHPPNLPHKVILKHGQELEEEQEELAEHQPLEQEDLNFERWKRRPLPKRTLHQKIDDLKTYLWNAETNEFMGRSGKSWSLILLFYAALYVFLAAMFGGCLFCLMWSISPYHPTFNDRVMPPGMTMAPHLDGHEIAFNASDRKSWKKYARSMDEYLRPYNDGAQERKNIRCAQDRYFMQDDLEESAERKACQFKRSWLGDCSGLQDPHYGYSQGRPCILLRMNRILGYLPGMGKPINVTCGVKKGPPEALGEIQFFPKSIFDMKYYPYYGKLRHVNYSSPVVAVRFAGVQYDTHIQVQCKLNGKGIINNSPTDRYLGSVTFSLDVGA, translated from the exons ATGGAGCCCAGTtccacagagggaggagctgaagagaCGCTCCTTAAAAACCATCCACCAAATCTT CCTCACAAAGTGATACTCAAACATGGCcaagagctggaggaagagcaggaggagttgGCCGAGCACCAGCCTCTAGAGCAGGAAGACCTGAACTTTGAGAGATGGAAGCGCAGGCCGTTACCCAAGAGGACGCTCCACCAGAAAATAGACGACTTGAAGACGTACCTGTGGAATGCAGAGACCAACGAATTCATGGGTCGCTCTGGAAAGAGCTGGA GCCTCATCCTTCTCTTCTACGCTGCACTTTATGTGTTTCTCGCAGCCATGTTTGGCGGCTGTTTGTTTTGCCTCATGTGGTCTATTAGTCCCTACCATCCAACCTTCAATGATAGAGTGATGCCACCAG GTATGACGATGGCCCCACACCTAGACGGCCACGAGATCGCCTTTAACGCCTCTGATCGCAAATCCTGGAAGAAGTACGCGAGGTCTATGGATGAATATCTAAGAC CGTACAACGATGGTGCTCAGGAGAGGAAGAATATTCGCTGCGCACAGGACAGATACTTCATGCAGGACGACTTGGAGGAGAGCGCAGAGCGGAAAGCGTGTCAGTTTAAGAGGTCCTGGTTGGGGGACTGTTCGGGGCTGCAGGACCCCCACTATGGCTATTCTCAGGGAAGGCCATGCATCCTCCTTCGAATGAACCGG aTTCTTGGTTACTTACCTGGCATGGGCAAACCAATAAATGTGACTTGTGGAGTTAAG aAAGGACCTCCAGAAGCGTTGGGAGAAATCCAGTTTTTCCCTAAAAGCATTTTTGACATGAAGTACTATCCATACTATGGGAAGCTCAGACAT GTAAACTACTCTTCACCTGTGGTGGCTGTGCGTTTTGCAGGAGTGCAGTACGACACGCACATTCAAGTACAATGCAAACTGAACGGAAAGGGCATCATTAATAATTCACCCACTGACCGCTACCTGGGCAGTGTGACCTTCTCCTTGGACGTCGGAGCGTAA
- the lamp2 gene encoding lysosome-associated membrane glycoprotein 2 isoform X1, with translation MYRYAAFVLFLAFGMVFQLSHGTEVTVKDKDEKLCLYANLMVNFSVLYEVAGNKSATVEFELPADVKTNGSECDATSSMLKLNFGEGHSWSVNFTINGEMYQADAITFSYNLNDTTLFPNSVLNDTATVTVKPHITDVDKDTCYSCKSKDVIEGVLVNQTLWNVLIQAFVSNGSKSEKITSCAADVPVTTAPTTPVAPTTHTTEAPVTNATSSAPPPTTTPTPTLPTPSTGKYSIKPDENSTACLLATFGLRVGFKQAEKYQEMNLEPNGTTVSGSCGVNSSELVLVSNSMTIMFTFVNDTKKFRLHALNVTGKTSSGAVFSEANTNLSLWDAAVGSSYMCNKEQNYTITSLLTLYTFDLQVQPFAVKKGVFSTAEECQADAESFLVPIAVGVALLVLILIVLLAYFIGRKRNMATGYESF, from the exons ATGTACCGAtatgctgcatttgttttattcctTGCCTTTGGAATGG tgttcCAGCTGTCACATGGCACTGAGGTGACTGTCAAAGACAAAGATGAGAAGTTATGCCTCTATGCCAATCTAATGGTCAACTTCTCAGTCTTATATGAAGTAGCTGGCAACAAG AGTGCAACAGTCGAGTTCGAACTCCCTGCTGATGTCAAAACAAACGGAAGTGAATGTGATGCCACAAGCTCAATGTTGAAGCTCAATTTTGGAGAAGGACACTCCTGGAGTGTGAACTTCACCATCAATGGTGAAATGTACCAGGCAGACGCCATCACCTTTTCCTACAACCTCAACGACACGACCCTCTTCCCTAATTCTGTATTAAATG ACACCGCAACTGTTACCGTGAAGCCTCACATCACAGATGTTGACAAGGACACCTGCTACTCGTGCAAGAGTAAAGACGTGATTGAAGGTGTTTTGGTCAATCAGACACTGTGGAACGTGCTCATACAGGCTTTTGTCAGTAACGGCAGCAAGAGTGAGAAGA TAACCTCTTGTGCTGCTGATGTACCCGTAACCACTGCCCCCACCACTCCTGTTGCCCCCACCACTCACACCACTGAAGCTCCTGTCACAAATGCAACTTCCTCTGCCCCTCCTCCGACCACCACCCCGACCCCCACCCTTCCCACACCCTCCACTGGGAAGTACAGCATCAAGCCTGATGAAAACAGCACAGCCTGTCTGTTAGCCACCTTTGGCCTGCGAGTTGGTTTCAAGCAAGCAGAG AAATATCAGGAGATGAATCTTGAGCCTAATGGGACCACAGTCTCTGGATCATGTGGAGTCAACAGCAGTGAGCTGGTGTTGGTGTCTAACTCAATGACCATCATGTTCACTTTCGTCAAT GACACAAAGAAATTCCGCCTGCATGCTCTGAACGTTACCGGAAAGACGAGCTCTG GGGCTGTGTTTTCTGAGGCAAACACCAACCTGAGTCTGTGGGATGCGGCCGTCGGCAGCTCCTACATGTGTAACAAGGAGCAGAACTACACCATCACCAGCCTGCTCACCCTCTACACCTTCGACCTTCAAGTACAGCCCTTTGCAGTCAAGAAGGGTGTTTTCAGTACAG CTGAGGAATGCCAGGCTGATGCAGAGAGCTTCCTTGTTCCCATAGCGGTCGGAGTTGCCCTGCTTGTTCTCATTCTTATCGTTCTGCTGGCCTATTTCATcgggagaaagagaaacatggCCACCGGCTACGAGTCTTTCTAG
- the lamp2 gene encoding lysosome-associated membrane glycoprotein 2 isoform X2, with product MYRYAAFVLFLAFGMVFQLSHGTEVTVKDKDEKLCLYANLMVNFSVLYEVAGNKSATVEFELPADVKTNGSECDATSSMLKLNFGEGHSWSVNFTINGEMYQADAITFSYNLNDTTLFPNSVLNDTATVTVKPHITDVDKDTCYSCKSKDVIEGVLVNQTLWNVLIQAFVSNGSKSEKITSCAADVPVTTAPTTPVAPTTHTTEAPVTNATSSAPPPTTTPTPTLPTPSTGKYSIKPDENSTACLLATFGLRVGFKQAEKYQEMNLEPNGTTVSGSCGVNSSELVLVSNSMTIMFTFVNDTKKFRLHALNVTGKTSSGAVFSEANTNLSLWDAAVGSSYMCNKEQNYTITSLLTLYTFDLQVQPFAVKKGVFSTAHECSMDDTSILIPIIVGAALAGLILIVVIAYVIGRRKTYVGYQTL from the exons ATGTACCGAtatgctgcatttgttttattcctTGCCTTTGGAATGG tgttcCAGCTGTCACATGGCACTGAGGTGACTGTCAAAGACAAAGATGAGAAGTTATGCCTCTATGCCAATCTAATGGTCAACTTCTCAGTCTTATATGAAGTAGCTGGCAACAAG AGTGCAACAGTCGAGTTCGAACTCCCTGCTGATGTCAAAACAAACGGAAGTGAATGTGATGCCACAAGCTCAATGTTGAAGCTCAATTTTGGAGAAGGACACTCCTGGAGTGTGAACTTCACCATCAATGGTGAAATGTACCAGGCAGACGCCATCACCTTTTCCTACAACCTCAACGACACGACCCTCTTCCCTAATTCTGTATTAAATG ACACCGCAACTGTTACCGTGAAGCCTCACATCACAGATGTTGACAAGGACACCTGCTACTCGTGCAAGAGTAAAGACGTGATTGAAGGTGTTTTGGTCAATCAGACACTGTGGAACGTGCTCATACAGGCTTTTGTCAGTAACGGCAGCAAGAGTGAGAAGA TAACCTCTTGTGCTGCTGATGTACCCGTAACCACTGCCCCCACCACTCCTGTTGCCCCCACCACTCACACCACTGAAGCTCCTGTCACAAATGCAACTTCCTCTGCCCCTCCTCCGACCACCACCCCGACCCCCACCCTTCCCACACCCTCCACTGGGAAGTACAGCATCAAGCCTGATGAAAACAGCACAGCCTGTCTGTTAGCCACCTTTGGCCTGCGAGTTGGTTTCAAGCAAGCAGAG AAATATCAGGAGATGAATCTTGAGCCTAATGGGACCACAGTCTCTGGATCATGTGGAGTCAACAGCAGTGAGCTGGTGTTGGTGTCTAACTCAATGACCATCATGTTCACTTTCGTCAAT GACACAAAGAAATTCCGCCTGCATGCTCTGAACGTTACCGGAAAGACGAGCTCTG GGGCTGTGTTTTCTGAGGCAAACACCAACCTGAGTCTGTGGGATGCGGCCGTCGGCAGCTCCTACATGTGTAACAAGGAGCAGAACTACACCATCACCAGCCTGCTCACCCTCTACACCTTCGACCTTCAAGTACAGCCCTTTGCAGTCAAGAAGGGTGTTTTCAGTACAG CCCATGAATGTTCAATGGATGACACCAGCATCTTAATCCCAATCATTGTTGGCGCTGCTCTGGCTGGCTTGATTCTCATTGTAGTGATCGCTTACGTGATTGGTCGAAGAAAGACTTATGTTGGATATCAGACCCTTTAA
- the tmem255a gene encoding transmembrane protein 255A: protein MPPAQSLQSSGLTLSETSIGSFKRRKRKSIIVTVMLLIVSVLILIFGLAATTRTQNITVGGYYPGVILGFGSFLGIIGAHLIENKRQMLVASIVFISFGVVAAFCCAIVDGVFAARHIDLRPLYAGRCQYHSSETSSDRDVPCQSSSRTSCNLRVKSNTCYCCDLYNCGKEHPLMGLQNKDVLKKFRKSSMIWNRVEVIGGYHEYTDVKSCQDVVHLYHLLWSATILNIVALFLGIITAAVLGGFKDMTPSAASESTSEPEAITAPVPSEPPPPATSLNSYYNAAPCLPPYTAYDLQGSYMFPDSSGLSDDSQSGASHLWPTLIPPRYSPPHNHPDEKPPPYSP from the exons ATGCCTCCAGCTCAGAGCCTTCAATCCAGCGGACTGACCCTCTCTGAAACAAGCATTG GTTCCttcaagaggaggaagaggaaatccATAATAGTGACGGTGATGCTGCTCATCGTCTCTGTGCTCATCCTTATCTTTGGCCTGGCAGCGACGACCAGGACGCAGAACATCACAGTTGGCGGCTACTACCCGGGAGTCATT cTGGGCTTCGGCTCTTTTCTGGGAATTATCGGTGCTCACTTGATAGAGAACAAGAGGCAGATG TTAGTGGCATCTATTGTCTTCATCAGCTTCGGAGTGGTGGCTGCCTTCTGCTGCGCTATTGTCGACGGAGTTTTTGCTGCGAGGCACATT GACCTCAGGCCTCTGTATGCTGGCCGCTGTCAGTATCACTCCAGCGAGACTTCATCTGACCGCGAT GTGCCCTGTCAGTCATCATCGCGCACATCCTGCAACCTGCGCGTGAAGAGCAACACCTGTTACTGCTGCGACCTCTACAACTGCGGCAA AGAACATCCTCTTATGGGACTTCAGAATAAAGATGTTTTGAAAAAGTTTAGGAAATCATCCATGATTTGGAA CCGTGTAGAGGTGATTGGAGGCTACCACGAATACACGGATGTGAAGAGCTGCCAGGACGTGGTGCACCTCTACCACCTGTTATGGTCCGCTACCATCCTCAACATCGTGGCCCTCTTTCTGGGCATCATTACTGCCGCAGTGCTGGGAGGCTTCAAAGATATG ACTCCTTCTGCTGCCTCGGAGAGTACATCTGAGCCAGAGGCCATCACAGCTCCAGTACCCTCAGAGCCTCCTCCACCCGCCACTTCCCTCAACTCGTATTACAACGCTGCCCCCTGTCTGCCGCCGTACACTGCCTACGACCTGCAG GGCTCCTACATGTTCCCTGACTCCTCAGGCCTGTCAGATGACTCCCAGTCTGGAGCCAGCCACCTGTGGCCCACTTTGATCCCTCCACGCTACTCTCCTCCCCACAACCACCCTGATGAGAAGCCCCCACCCTACAGCCCGTAA